In Triticum urartu cultivar G1812 chromosome 6, Tu2.1, whole genome shotgun sequence, the following proteins share a genomic window:
- the LOC125514172 gene encoding 2'-deoxymugineic-acid 2'-dioxygenase-like — protein sequence MELLSNRPAHASVPDKYVFPPEKRAALLDDAPGSDVALPVVDLQRAALSDPGRRRLVAEEIVKAGKEFGFFQVVNHVVAEDVVRGFREASAEFFAMPAEEKLPYCSDDQSKPFRVASSTSYDRNQTRYWRDYLKLRCHPVSDELVGHWPAKPESFRSSLAEFSAQVHELAQTLLLLIAEGLGLDGGFFAGDLSGGDTQMNVNYYPPCPDPSVTLGLLPHCDRHLLTVLSQGDVAGLQARYRGRWILVRPVPGAFIINFGHQMEIVTNGVLASVEHRALTNSAVARMSVATLIMPKMDCLIGPAPEMVSEENPAKFREFVFREFMAAYDTAAASREDVLEYFRIEDH from the exons ATGGAGCTGCTGTCCAACCGCCCGGCGCACGCCTCCGTGCCGGACAAGTACGTCTTCCCGCCGGAGAAGCGCGCCGCCCTGCTCGACGACGCGCCCGGCTCCGACGTCGCGCTCCCGGTCGTCGACCTCCAGCGCGCCGCCCTCTCCGatcccggccgccgccgcctcgtcgccgaGGAGATCGTCAAGGCCGGCAAGGAGTTCGGCTTCTTCCAG GTGGTGAACCATGTCGTGGCGGAGGACGTGGTGCGGGGGTTCCGTGAGGCGTCGGCGGAGTTCTTCGCGATGCCGGCGGAGGAGAAGCTGCCCTACTGCTCCGACGACCAGAGCAAGCCCTTCCGCGTCGCCTCCAGCACCTCCTACGACCGCAACCAGACGCGCTACTGGCGTGACTACCTCAAGCTGCGGTGCCACCCGGTCTCCGACGAGCTCGTCGGCCACTGGCCGGCCAAGCCGGAGAGCTTCCGGAGCTCCCTCGCCGAGTTCTCCGCACAGGTCCACGAGCTGGCGCAGACGCTGCTCCTGCTCATCGCCGAGGGGCTGGGCCTCGACGGCGGCTTCTTCGCGGGCGACCTCAGCGGCGGGGACACGCAGATGAACGTCAACTACTACCCGCCGTGCCCGGACCCGAGCGTCACGCTGGGCCTGCTCCCGCACTGCGACCGCCACCTCCTCACTGTGCTCTCACAGGGCGACGTCGCCGGGCTCCAGGCCAGGTACCGCGGGCGGTGGATCCTCGTCCGCCCGGTGCCCGGCGCCTTCATCATCAACTTCGGGCACCAGATGGAGATCGTCACCAACGGCGTGCTGGCGAGCGTGGAGCACCGCGCCCTCACCAACTCCGCCGTGGCCAGGATGTCCGTGGCGACGCTCATCATGCCCAAGATGGACTGCCTTATCGGCCCGGCGCCGGAGATGGTGAGCGAGGAGAATCCGGCCAAGTTCAGGGAGTTCGTGTTCAGGGAGTTCATGGCGGCGTACGACACCGCAGCTGCTAGCAGGGAGGACGTGCTGGAGTACTTCAGGATCGAAGATCACTAG